A region of Culicoides brevitarsis isolate CSIRO-B50_1 chromosome 1, AGI_CSIRO_Cbre_v1, whole genome shotgun sequence DNA encodes the following proteins:
- the LOC134828119 gene encoding phosphoenolpyruvate carboxykinase [GTP] translates to MPEIIEQSYNAPTLSNVGHFAKTNLLNHIRGYSISQGDISKLSPKVRAFVEESALLCQPEKIQICDGSDRENSLLTKIMLEQKTVIPLPKYENCWLARTDPRDVARVESRTFICTDKREDTIPLPKNGATGALGNWISPSDYNKEIKARFPGCMKGRTMYVVPFSMGPVGSPLAKYGIEITDSPYVVCSMRIMTRMGQHVMDKIAETDDFIKCLHSVGMPADGKIVVPSWPCDPERVIILHKPELNEIVSYGSGYGGNSILGKKCFALRIGSVIGQREGWLAEHMLILGITNPDGVKKYLTAAFPSACGKTNLAMLTPSLPGYKVECVGDDIAWMRFDEKGQLRAINPENGFFGVAPGTSMATNPNAMKTVYKNTIFTNVAYTSDGGVFWEGLEKEIPKDVKITDWLGNPWELGKSKTPAAHPNSRFCTPASQCPIIDSAWEDPKGVPISAILFGGRRPQGVPLIYEANNWTHGVFIGAALRSEATAAAEHKAKVIMHDPFAMRPFFGYNFGHYLSHWLSMEKRAKELGAEPPKVFHVNWFRKDKNGNFMWPGYGDNLRVLDWIMARVTGHDEAFKECAIGRIPTDGSLRLDGLETQVNMEELFSLPKDFWIEETKAIEKYFEDQINTDLPTEIAEELKKLKTRVQKL, encoded by the exons atgcctGAAATCATCGAACAATCATACAATGCACC AACATTGTCTAACGTTGGACATTTCGCTAAGACGAACCTCCTTAACCACATCCGTGGCTATTCCATCAGCCAAGGGGATATTAGCAAGTTGTCGCCCAAGGTCCGCGCATTTGTCGAGGAATCTGCTCTTTTGTGCCAACCCGAGAAAATCCAAATTTGCGATGGAAGCGATCGCGAAAATTCCTTGCTCACGAAAATCATGCTCGAGCAAAAGACCGTCATCCCATTGCCCAAGTACGAAAACTGCTGGTTAGCTCGCACCGATCCACGCGATGTTGCTCGTGTCGAGTCGCGTACCTTCATTTGCACTGACAAGCGCGAAGATACAATTCCATTGCCTAAAAATGGTGCTACTGGTGCTCTTGGTAACTGGATTTCTCCAAGTGACTACAACAAGGAGATCAAGGCTCGTTTCCCTGGCTGCATGAAAGGTCGCACAATGTACGTTGTTCCCTTCTCCATGGGTCCCGTTGGATCTCCCTTGGCCAAATACGGTATTGAAATCACCGATTCGCCATACGTGGTTTGCAGCATGAGAATTATGACGCGCATGGGACAACACGTGATGGACAAAATTGCCGAAACTGATGACTTTATCAAGTGTTTGCATTCCGTTGGTATGCCAGCTGATGGTAAAATTGTTGTTCCTTCATGGCCTTGCGATCCTGAACGTGTCATCATTTTGCACAAACCAGAACTCAATGAAATTGTGTCTTATGGCTCTGGTTATGGTGGCAACTCaattttgggtaaaaaatgCTTCGCTTTGCGTATTGGCAGCGTTATTGGTCAACGCGAAGGCTGGTTGGCAGAACATATGTTAATCTTGGGTATCACCAATCCCGATGGcgttaaaaaatacttgactGCTGCATTCCCATCTGCTTGCGGAAAGACAAATCTTGCCATGTTGACACCATCGTTGCCCGGTTACAAAGTCGAATGTGTCGGAGATGATATTGCTTGGATGCGTTTTGACGAGAAAGGTCAACTTCGTGCGATCAACCCAGAAAATGGCTTCTTCGGTGTCGCTCCCGGAACTTCGATGGCAACAAATCCAAATGCCATGAAAACTGTCtacaaaaacacaattttcacAAATGTTGCTTACACATCCGATGGCGGCGTTTTCTGGGAAGGTTTGGAAAAGGAAATTCCCAAGGATGTCAAAATCACCGATTGGCTTGGCAACCCATGGGAATTGGGAAAATCAAAAACTCCAGCTGCTCATCCCAACTCGCGTTTCTGCACACCAGCTTCTCAATGCCCCATCATCGATTCCGCATGGGAAGATCCAAAAGGTGTTCCAATCAGCGCCATCTTGTTCGGAGGTCGTCGTCCCCAAGGCGTGCCACTCATTTATGAGGCAAACAACTGGACTCACGGTGTATTTATTGGTGCTGCTCTCCGTTCGGAAGCAACTGCTGCTGCCGAACACAAAGCAAAGGTTATCATGCACGATCCGTTTGCTATGCGTCCCTTCTTCGGTTACAACTTTGGTCATTATCTCTCCCACTGGCTTAGCATGGAAAAACGCGCTAAAGAATTGGGAGCTGAGCCACCAAAGGTCTTCCATGTCAACTGGTTCCGCAAGGATAAGAACGGTAACTTTATGTGGCCCGGATATGGCGATAATTTGCGTGTTCTTGACTGGATTATGGCTCGTGTAACGGGTCACGATGAAGCTTTCAAAGAATGCGCAATTGGCCGAATTCCCACAGACGGGTCTTTGCGTCTCGATGGTCTGGAAACACAAGTCAATATGGAGGAGTTGTTCTCCTTGCCAAAGGACTTCTGGATCGAAGAGACAAAAGCTATTGAGAAATACTTTGAAGATCAAATTAACACAGATTTACCCACAGAAATCGCCGAAgagttgaaaaagttgaagacTCGCGTACAAAAGCTTTAA